In the Gossypium raimondii isolate GPD5lz chromosome 9, ASM2569854v1, whole genome shotgun sequence genome, one interval contains:
- the LOC105799563 gene encoding 30S ribosomal protein S9, mitochondrial → MKTFPLFLPKPLAFFSTMMFCRLLTRASHFRFLPLLSSKSPPCPSFSQHHPLSLVRFLSTNNNDNRKDQSFSNPWNFAEEANGKFGNPFPDESQKKSGEGDWLVGEEDKAWSFGEEDKDDGVFDFKEEAVQDVGLTIDGTGIALGVDEVEDREKLEEEEKQLTAVLKGPNRAFGDLIAASGITDAMLDSLIALKDLEGVEGLPPLSVIEDMRYEKNTRKSTRAEMERQKLEEMAKERVRQVDDKGRAYGTGRRKCSIARVWVEPGDGKFIINDKEFDVYFPMLDHRAALLRPFSETKTLGLWDIKCTVKGGGLSGQVGAIQLGISRALQNFEPELRPPLRAAGFLTRDSRVVERKKPGKAKARKSFQWVKR, encoded by the exons atgaaaaccttTCCCCTCTTTCTCCCAAAACCCTTGGCCTTTTTCTCCACGATGATGTTCTGTCGTCTCCTCACCAGAGCTTCCCATTTCCGTTTTCTGCCTCTTCTTTCCTCCAAATCCCCGCCATGTCCTTCCTTCTCTCAACACCATCCACTTTCCCTCGTCCGTTTCCTCTCAACCAACAACAATGACAATAGGAAAGATCAGTCATTTTCCAATCCCTGGAATTTTGCCGAAGAAGCTAACGGCAAATTCGGGAATCCTTTCCCCGATGAATCGCAAAAGAAGAGCGGGGAAGGGGATTGGTTGGTTGGAGAGGAAGACAAAGCGTGGAGCTTTGGAGAAGAAGACAAAGATGATGGCGTGTTTGATTTTAAAGAAGAAGCTGTACAAGATGTTGGTCTAACCATTGATGGTACCGGTATTGCTTTGGGTGTTGATGAGGTTGAGGACCGGGAGaagcttgaagaagaagagaaacaaCTCACTGCCGTACTCAAAG GCCCGAATCGTGCATTTGGTGACCTTATTGCAGCATCCGGTATCACAGATGCGATGCTTGACAGTTTGATAGCTCTAAAGGATCTGGAAGGGGTTGAGGGGTTGCCACCTTTAAGTGTTATAGAAGACATGCGTTATGAAAAGAATACGAGGAAATCCACAAGAGCTGAAATGGAACGCCAGAAGCTGGAGGAGATGGCCAAAGAAAGGGTAAGACAAGTAGATGATAAAGGAAGGGCTTATGGGACTGGGAGAAGGAAATGTAGTATAGCTCGTGTTTGGGTTGAACCTGGTGATGGGAAGTTCATTATCAATGACAAAGAATTTGATGTCTATTTCCCAATGCTTGATCACCGTGCTGCTCTTCTTCGGCCATTCTCAGAGACCAAGACCTTGGGCCTTTGGGACATCAAATGCACTGTTAAAGGAGGTGGTCTTTCTG GTCAAGTAGGAGCAATTCAGCTGGGAATCAGTAGGGCCTTGCAAAATTTTGAGCCGGAGCTACGTCCTCCCCTTAGAGCCG CTGGTTTCTTGACAAGGGATTCACGTGTGGTTGAAAGGAAAAAGCCAGGGAAGGCAAAAGCAAGGAAGAGCTTCCAATGGGTCAAGCGTTGA
- the LOC105799564 gene encoding 60S ribosomal protein L21-1, which yields MPAGHGLRSRTRDLFSRPFRKKGYIPLSTYLRTYKIGDYVDVKVNGAVHKGMPHKFYHGRTGRVWNITKRAIGVEVNKQVGNRIIRKRIHVRVEHVQPSRCTEEFKLRKIKNDQLKAEAKAKGEVISTKRQPEGPKPGFMVEGAMLETVTPIPYDVVNDLKGGY from the exons ATGCCAGCTGGTCACGGTCTCCGATCTCGGACCAGGGATCTGTTTTCCAGACCCTTCAGAAAGAAGGGTTACATCCCATTGTCCACTTATCTCAGGACCTACAAGATTGGTGACTATGTGGACGTCAAGGTAAATGGCGCCGTTCACAAGGGCATGCCCCACAAATTCTACCATGGCCGCACTGGTCGTGTCTGGAACATCACCAAGCGCGCCATCGGCGTTGAGGTCAACAAGCAG GTGGGTAACCGGATTATCAGGAAGAGGATTCATGTCAGAGTGGAGCATGTTCAGCCTTCAAGGTGCACTGAGGAATTCAAACTGAGGAAGATAAAGAATGATCAGCTCAAGGCAGAGGCCAAGGCAAAGGGTGAGGTGATTAGCACAAAGAGGCAGCCTGAGGGCCCAAAACCTGGTTTCATGGTCGAGGGTGCGATGTTGGAAACGGTTACTCCCATTCCATATGATGTTGTTAATGATCTCAAGGGTGGCTACTAG
- the LOC105799565 gene encoding 60S ribosomal protein L21-1, which produces MPAGHGLRSRTRDLFSRPFRKKGYIPLSTYLRTYKIGDYVDVKVNGAVHKGMPHKFYHGRTGRVWNVTKRAIGVEVNKQVGNRIIRKRIHVRVEHVQPSRCTEEFKLRKLKNDQLKAEAKARGEVISTKRQPEGPKPGFMVEGAMLETVTPIPYDVVNDLKGGY; this is translated from the exons ATGCCAGCTGGTCACGGTCTCCGATCTCGGACTAGGGATCTGTTTTCCAGACCCTTCAGAAAGAAGGGTTACATCCCATTGTCCACTTACCTCAGGACCTACAAGATCGGTGACTATGTTGACGTCAAGGTAAATGGCGCCGTTCACAAGGGTATGCCCCACAAGTTCTACCATGGCCGCACTGGTCGTGTCTGGAACGTCACCAAGCGCGCCATCGGCGTTGAGGTCAACAAGCAG GTTGGTAACCGGATTATAAGGAAGAGGATTCATGTCAGAGTGGAGCATGTTCAACCTTCAAGGTGCACTGAGGAATTCAAGCTGAGGAAGCTGAAAAATGATCAGCTTAAGGCAGAGGCCAAGGCAAGGGGTGAGGTGATTAGCACAAAGAGGCAGCCTGAGGGCCCAAAACCCGGTTTCATGGTAGAGGGTGCGATGTTGGAAACTGTTACTCCCATTCCATACGATGTTGTTAATGATCTCAAGGGTGGCTACTAG